A region of Paenibacillus sp. JNUCC-31 DNA encodes the following proteins:
- a CDS encoding VanZ family protein translates to MKPKGLNIKIVWVAALIIYLYLLTKLILFKWHTMDWDFVWIQLMTIAQQPELIHTRTVNLTPFQEILRDWHSLTLHRPGTTIHLLGNVMAFIPLGIFIPVLMGNKLLSGAKVLVLSLLLSFAFEVTQLLTGMGIFDVDDLMLNTFGGMIGYVLYTMLIGIKRLIVGGTTPAAKKEYNSNQSRV, encoded by the coding sequence ATGAAACCTAAGGGGTTAAATATTAAGATCGTTTGGGTGGCCGCATTAATTATATATCTATATCTGTTAACCAAACTGATCCTGTTCAAGTGGCATACGATGGATTGGGACTTCGTTTGGATTCAACTTATGACGATCGCGCAACAGCCGGAATTGATTCATACGCGAACCGTTAACCTGACGCCATTTCAGGAAATTTTAAGAGACTGGCATAGCCTGACTTTGCATCGTCCGGGTACTACGATCCATTTGCTCGGCAATGTCATGGCTTTTATCCCACTGGGCATCTTCATTCCTGTACTTATGGGGAACAAGCTGTTGTCTGGGGCAAAAGTACTTGTACTTTCCTTGCTTTTGAGTTTTGCTTTTGAAGTAACACAGCTATTGACGGGCATGGGCATATTCGATGTGGATGATCTGATGCTGAACACCTTTGGTGGCATGATTGGGTATGTTCTGTATACGATGCTTATCGGCATCAAGCGGTTGATTGTGGGTGGAACCACTCCTGCCGCGAAAAAAGAGTATAATTCTAACCAGAGTCGCGTGTAA